Proteins encoded in a region of the Raphanus sativus cultivar WK10039 chromosome 8, ASM80110v3, whole genome shotgun sequence genome:
- the LOC108822183 gene encoding protein PHOSPHATE STARVATION RESPONSE 1-like isoform X2, whose translation MEARPVQRSGSRELSNLARTSSIPPSTPNSSLAAEDAFIRSDHKPLGQQTYHLLSSSNGGAVGHICSSSSSAFSTNLHYSSSMVSQKKHYAAAASSNDTSSWCHDSLPGGGGFLDFPQDHQAVQNNSQIEDGCIGIGIGIGAAFDDDIQKPNDWQEWADHLITDEDPLLSTNWNDLLFDTSSNSDTKSLQIPQQPQIVQQQPSPSPSVSVELRPVSTTSSNSNNKARMRWTPELHEAFVEAVNSLGGSDRATPKGVLKIMKVEGLTIYHVKSHLQKYRTARYRPEPSESGSPEKKLTPLEHITALDLKGGIGITEALRLQMEVQKQLHEQLEIQRNLQLRIEEQGKYLQMMFEKQNSGLTKGTASTSDSPPKEDKKTAADSEEVAPEEETRKCQQEPESPQPKRVKTDK comes from the exons ATGGAGGCTCGTCCGGTTCAGAGATCAGGCTCTAGAGAGCTCAGCAACCTCGCTCGCACTTCTTCAATCCCACCATCTACACCAAACTCGTCTTTAGCAGCAGAAGATGCTTTCATCAGATCAGATCACAAGCCCTTAGGACAACAAACCTATCACTTGCTTTCTTCAAGTAACGGTGGAGCAGTTGGACATATATGCTCTTCCTCATCATCTGCTTTCTCAACAAATCTCCATTACTCATCATCTATGGTGTCTCAGAAGAAACACTACGCCGCAGCAGCGTCGAGCAATGATACTTCTTCTTGGTGCCATGATTCACTGCCTGGAGGAGGAGGGTTTCTTGATTTCCCTCAAGACCACCAGGCCGTTCAAAACAACAGCCAGATTGAGGACGGTTGCATTGGCATTGGCATTGGCATTGGCGCGGCGTTTGATGACGACATTCAGAAACCAAATGATTGGCAAGAATGGGCTGACCACTTGATCACCGACGAGGATCCTTTACTTTCGACTAACTGGAATGATCTCTTGTTTGACACCAGTTCCAATTCAGACACAAAG TCTCTGCAAATCCCACAGCAACCCCAGATTGTTCAGCAGCAACCTTCTCCCTCTCCGTCTGTGTCTGTGGAGCTGCGACCTGTCAGCACAACGTCTTCAAACAGTAATAACAAGGCAAGAATGCGTTGGACGCCAGAGCTTCACGAGGCTTTTGTTGAAGCTGTCAACAGTCTTGGTGGCAGTGACA GAGCAACTCCTAAGGGAGTGCTGAAGATTATGAAAGTTGAAGGATTGACTATTTATCATGTCAAAAGCCATTTGCAG AAATATAGGACGGCTAGATATAGGCCAGAACCATCAGAAAGTG GCTCGCCGGAGAAGAAGTTGACACCGCTTGAACATATAACAGCTCTTGACTTGAAAGG TGGGATAGGTATTACAGAGGCTCTGCGACTTCAGATGGAAGTACAGAAGCAACTCCATGAGCAGCTCGAG ATTCAAAGAAACCTGCAACTCCGGATAGaagaacaaggcaagtacctGCAAATGATGTTCGAGAAACAAAACTCTGGTCTTACCAAAGGGACAGCCTCAACGTCAGATTCACCACCCAAAGAAGACAAGAAAACCGCTGCTGATTCAGAGGAGGTCGCACCAGAGGAGGAGACAAGGAAATGCCAACAAGAGCCAGAATCTCCACAGCCAAAGCGCGTCAAAACCGACAAATGA
- the LOC108822183 gene encoding protein PHOSPHATE STARVATION RESPONSE 1-like isoform X1 — translation MEARPVQRSGSRELSNLARTSSIPPSTPNSSLAAEDAFIRSDHKPLGQQTYHLLSSSNGGAVGHICSSSSSAFSTNLHYSSSMVSQKKHYAAAASSNDTSSWCHDSLPGGGGFLDFPQDHQAVQNNSQIEDGCIGIGIGIGAAFDDDIQKPNDWQEWADHLITDEDPLLSTNWNDLLFDTSSNSDTKDQKSLQIPQQPQIVQQQPSPSPSVSVELRPVSTTSSNSNNKARMRWTPELHEAFVEAVNSLGGSDRATPKGVLKIMKVEGLTIYHVKSHLQKYRTARYRPEPSESGSPEKKLTPLEHITALDLKGGIGITEALRLQMEVQKQLHEQLEIQRNLQLRIEEQGKYLQMMFEKQNSGLTKGTASTSDSPPKEDKKTAADSEEVAPEEETRKCQQEPESPQPKRVKTDK, via the exons ATGGAGGCTCGTCCGGTTCAGAGATCAGGCTCTAGAGAGCTCAGCAACCTCGCTCGCACTTCTTCAATCCCACCATCTACACCAAACTCGTCTTTAGCAGCAGAAGATGCTTTCATCAGATCAGATCACAAGCCCTTAGGACAACAAACCTATCACTTGCTTTCTTCAAGTAACGGTGGAGCAGTTGGACATATATGCTCTTCCTCATCATCTGCTTTCTCAACAAATCTCCATTACTCATCATCTATGGTGTCTCAGAAGAAACACTACGCCGCAGCAGCGTCGAGCAATGATACTTCTTCTTGGTGCCATGATTCACTGCCTGGAGGAGGAGGGTTTCTTGATTTCCCTCAAGACCACCAGGCCGTTCAAAACAACAGCCAGATTGAGGACGGTTGCATTGGCATTGGCATTGGCATTGGCGCGGCGTTTGATGACGACATTCAGAAACCAAATGATTGGCAAGAATGGGCTGACCACTTGATCACCGACGAGGATCCTTTACTTTCGACTAACTGGAATGATCTCTTGTTTGACACCAGTTCCAATTCAGACACAAAG GACCAGAAGTCTCTGCAAATCCCACAGCAACCCCAGATTGTTCAGCAGCAACCTTCTCCCTCTCCGTCTGTGTCTGTGGAGCTGCGACCTGTCAGCACAACGTCTTCAAACAGTAATAACAAGGCAAGAATGCGTTGGACGCCAGAGCTTCACGAGGCTTTTGTTGAAGCTGTCAACAGTCTTGGTGGCAGTGACA GAGCAACTCCTAAGGGAGTGCTGAAGATTATGAAAGTTGAAGGATTGACTATTTATCATGTCAAAAGCCATTTGCAG AAATATAGGACGGCTAGATATAGGCCAGAACCATCAGAAAGTG GCTCGCCGGAGAAGAAGTTGACACCGCTTGAACATATAACAGCTCTTGACTTGAAAGG TGGGATAGGTATTACAGAGGCTCTGCGACTTCAGATGGAAGTACAGAAGCAACTCCATGAGCAGCTCGAG ATTCAAAGAAACCTGCAACTCCGGATAGaagaacaaggcaagtacctGCAAATGATGTTCGAGAAACAAAACTCTGGTCTTACCAAAGGGACAGCCTCAACGTCAGATTCACCACCCAAAGAAGACAAGAAAACCGCTGCTGATTCAGAGGAGGTCGCACCAGAGGAGGAGACAAGGAAATGCCAACAAGAGCCAGAATCTCCACAGCCAAAGCGCGTCAAAACCGACAAATGA